In Legionella sp. PATHC035, a genomic segment contains:
- the rnt gene encoding ribonuclease T: protein MNPYDSLPCLNLKERFRGFLPVVVDVETAGVDPYKNALLEMCIVFICMDEQGHFHRGESYFEHILPFPGAELDQKSLEFNQIDPYQPLRFAVDEKIALENLFQPIFAALKKTQCQRAVLVGHNAWFDLLFIKEAIKRTGVKSPFHSFTCFDTATLGGFIYGQTVLAKAAQAAKIQFNAQEAHSAIYDAEKTADLFCHMANMWKMMQETATTSSKK, encoded by the coding sequence ATGAACCCGTACGATAGTTTGCCTTGCCTTAATCTAAAAGAACGATTTCGTGGATTTTTACCGGTAGTCGTTGACGTAGAAACTGCCGGCGTCGATCCCTATAAAAATGCATTACTCGAAATGTGTATTGTATTCATTTGTATGGATGAACAAGGTCATTTTCACCGTGGAGAAAGTTACTTCGAGCATATTTTGCCGTTTCCAGGTGCTGAATTAGATCAAAAATCTCTGGAATTCAATCAAATTGATCCTTATCAACCCCTGCGTTTTGCTGTTGATGAGAAAATTGCATTAGAAAATTTATTTCAGCCTATTTTTGCTGCACTTAAAAAAACTCAATGCCAACGCGCTGTGTTAGTTGGCCATAATGCTTGGTTTGATTTGTTATTTATAAAGGAAGCAATAAAAAGAACCGGTGTTAAATCGCCATTCCACTCCTTTACTTGCTTTGATACAGCAACCTTAGGCGGATTCATTTATGGACAAACGGTATTAGCCAAAGCTGCTCAGGCAGCAAAAATTCAATTTAATGCTCAAGAAGCACACTCAGCCATTTATGACGCAGAAAAGACGGCTGATTTATTTTGTCATATGGCCAATATGTGGAAAATGATGCAAGAGACTGCAACGACATCGAGCAAAAAATGA